The sequence CGCGATCGACACCTTCTGCAGGCGCCTCGAGTTTGGGCTCGCGGACGGTGGCTTCGCAATGATCACGGGCGACCCAGGCTCTGGGAAGTCTGCGGCCATGCGCATCCTGGCCTCTCGCCTCGCCCGCCGCTCCGACCTGCTCGTGGGCATCGTCGAGCGGCCCGTCGGTCGCGCCTCCGACTTCTACCGCGAGCTCAGCAGCCTCTTCGAGGTGCCGCTCAAGACCCACAACAACTGGGCTGGCTTCAAGTCGCTCCGCGCTCGCTGGAGTGAGCATCTCTCCTCGACGATGCTCCGGCCCGTCCTCATCGTGGACGAGGCGCAGGAGATGTTGGGCAACGTCCTCACCGAGCTGCGCCTGCTCGTCAGCAAAGATCTCGACGCCCAGTCGCTGCTGACCGTCGTCTTCGTCGGCGACGCCCGGCTCCCCGAGCGCTTCCGGTCGGCCGACTTGCTGCCTCTCGGTACCCGCATCCGCCGAAGGCTCAAGCTCGAGCCCGCAGCGCGCGACGAGCTCGTCGCCTGTCTCGATCACGTCCTCGACGTCGCTGGCGCCCCCCAGTTGATGTCTACGGAGGTGCGGACCGTCATGGCCGAACACGCCGCC comes from Myxococcales bacterium and encodes:
- a CDS encoding ATP-binding protein; amino-acid sequence: MNSTLKTLYGLKFNPFLPGLPTEALFATPAIDTFCRRLEFGLADGGFAMITGDPGSGKSAAMRILASRLARRSDLLVGIVERPVGRASDFYRELSSLFEVPLKTHNNWAGFKSLRARWSEHLSSTMLRPVLIVDEAQEMLGNVLTELRLLVSKDLDAQSLLTVVFVGDARLPERFRSADLLPLGTRIRRRLKLEPAARDELVACLDHVLDVAGAPQLMSTEVRTVMAEHAAGNYRVLMNIGYELLTAAAEREAPRIDEKLFFEVVAPQPTARVARRK